The genomic interval CGTGACCATGCCGCACGGAGCGATGCGAGCCGTGGCCGATCATGCGGCGGCAAGGGGAAGGTCCCGCGCACCGATTCTCGGCGTCGACGATCCGGACGCGTTCGGCGCGGAGGCGCCGGCGGCAACCATCACGCTCGACGTCAGGCGGCATGCGGCACGGAAGCTCGCCGCGCTTGCCTGCCACGCCACGCAGTTCCACGGCTCCGCGCTTGCCGCGATCGCACCGGCCGAGGCGGTGTCCCTGCTCGGCCGTGAACAGTACCGGTGTGCCCACGCCGTACGATCCCAGGCATGCACCTGAAGGCGCTTCGGCAACTTCGCTGTCCGTTCTGCGGGACGCGGTTCACGGTCGTCTCGAACCGCGCCCTCCTGGTGGAGGCGGAGAGCATCGTGGAGGGCGTCATCTGGTGCGAATGCAGCGCATTTCCGGTGGTTGCCGGCATACCCGTGGTGATCGCGGACGATGCGACCCGAGACGCCATGCACGCGCTGGAGGCAGGGCACCGCACCCGGGCGCTATGGATGCTGCTCGGCCTTTCGGACGACGCGGCGCGGACGGAAGCGTTCCGCCGCCTGACGGACCCCGAACGGGCGCCGACCTACCGCGAACTGCTCCCGATCCTGTCGCGCGATGCGGAAGCGGACTGTTTTCTTTATCGTTTTTCCGACCCGACATTCCTGACCGCCGAAGCCCTCCTGGACGCCATCGCGCACGACCGCCCATCGCGCGGCCGGGCCCTCGACATCTGCGGCGGATCCGGTCATCTGACACGGGTTCTGATGCGGCAGCCGGGCAACGAAGGCGTTGTCCTAGCGGATCTCGTCTTCTGGAAACTCTGGCTCGCTTCCCGGATCACGACGCCCGGATGCGTGGCTGTCTGCTGCGACGCAAACAGCCCCCTGCCGTTCGACGACGCACAGTTCGATACCGTCCTCCTGAGCGACGCGTTCCCCTACATCTGGCAGAAACGGATGCTGGCGCGCGAGATGCAGCGAGTGGCGTCGCCCGACGGGGTTATCGTCCTGCCCCACCTCCACAACGCGCTGGGCGAGAACTACACTGCTGGTGACGGCCTGACGCCCGCGGCGTATCGCGACCTCTTCCTGCCGTTCAAACCACGATTGTTCGACGACCGGCCGATGGTGGACAGCGTCGTCGACCGTCGAATTGTCGATCTGACCGCCGATGTGGAGCCCGGCGAGCTGGCCGAGACGCCGTCGGTCACGCTGGTCGCCAGCCGCACCGCTGGCGTTTTCCGCCGCCGTAGCGTGCCCGATCAGCTTGACGTATGCGGCACATTGAGAATCAACCCGCTCTACCGGGCGGAACCGGCCGGTGACAACCGCCTGCGCTTGACGCTCCGGTTCCCGACGCCCGAGTACGAGGACGAGTTCAGACTCTTGAAGCGCTACCTGCCGCTGGAGACTACCGTGGACGCCAACCTCGGCGGACGCATCGGCCCGAAGACATTCGGCGACGACTACGCCCGTCTCCGTCGAAGCCGCGTGCTGCTCGACGTTCCCCAGAACTACTGCTAGTCTCGCCCAGGCGTCGAAGGCGCGCCGGATCAAGGCGCCGTGACGACGATTCCGCGCGGCTGACACCGCTCGAAATCCCCCAGGTTGTACGTGAGGATGCGATCTGCTGACGTTCTCTCGGCGCAACAGACGTGCAGTGCGTCGTAGACCGCGCCGCTCGCCAGGCCCGGCTCCGCTGCACGGCGGAGAGCTGCGCTGTAGTCATCCGCGGTGAGCGGTACCGCCGTCACTCTTACGCAGATCGTCTCCTCAATGAGCATGCGGGCCTCATTGGGCAGAACGCGGCGGGCCAGCGGTAGCGCAGTCAGTGTCGCATAGCATTCGGCCAGCGCATGCGTCGAGCAGAATCCCCTGTGGGGCGGCGCCGTGTAGCGCAGCAGAGCCTCGAGCGCCGCTTCGTGGTTGGCGAGCTGGTCGACGACCGCCGGCACCAGCACCGACGTGTCGAAGAGCACGCGCACCTACCGGCGGCCTTCCCTTATGGTCCGCCGGCTCCGCGCGTCTCTCTCCGCGCGAATGAATGCCGCGACGTCGACAGTCGCGCGCGTCCCACCATGATGGACCAGAACCCCTTTCTTGGTCACAAGCGCCGGCGCGGAGTCGACCTTGCGCAACTGCAGGCATTCTCCGTCCAGATCGATCTCCAGCGCGGTGCCGGCCAACAGGTTCAACTGCTCGCGGAATGGCTTTGGGACGACGACGCGCCCGGCGGAGTCAATGGTAATTACCATGGCATGATGGTATTGCAGATGGTCCAAACCGTCAACGTGGTAGGAATGACGCGCGTTGACGCGGGGCGGGAGCCACGGGGGCCGCCGTCATCCTTCGCCGAAGGCGTCGAGCAGGATGGGCAGCAGGCCGTGCATGGTCGCGACGGTCGCCGCGCCCGGGTCGAGGCCGGCACGGAAGCGGCGGCTCTCAAGACGCTGAAGCAGCGCGCTCCGTCCGGCAATCACGTGGACCGGGACGTTCCACGACGCGCCGGCCCCGCTCACCAGCGACGGAGGCTGGTGGTCCCCCACCAGGATCAGGACCAGGTCGCGATCGGCGCGCAACTTGAGGTAACCGCCGATCGTGGCGTAGGCGTATCGGAGCGCCTGCACGTAGCTCGGTCCCAGGTTCATCCAGTCGGGCTGCTCCGACCACGCGCGGTCGAGCACGTCGGCGTCGTACGGCCGCGGTGTCAACACACGCTTCCAGTCCGCCTGATAGGGCGGGGCCGGCGTGAACGGAGCGTGGGTGCTTATGGTCGAAAAGAAAACAAAACGTGGCGTGCGCGTGGCAGGCGCGATCTCGTGGCGATCGAGCATGGCGAGCGCGTACTGGTCCGTGACCGACCACCACCCGAACGGGGGCCCCTTGTAGCCAAGACGGTCGTAGTCGTACACGTCGTCGTAACCGTAAAACGCCCCCTCCGGCCAGGCGACGAGCATCCCGGGGACCAGCGCTACCGCGTGATAGCCGCCGCGCTGAAAGAGCGTCACGAGCGTATCGCGCTCCTGGGCAAGCAGCCGTGCGTTCGTCCGGTTGTCGCGCACCTCGGTGCCGGAGAGCAGGCTGAGGTGCGCGAGCCACGACTCCCCGCCGAACGTCGGCGACTCGACCAAGGCCGAAACGACCCGGCGGCCGGTCGCCTCGATGTTCTCGGCCAACTGGCTGCGGCCGGCGGCGAGTGGCTCCACCAGCGTCGGGACTTCCCAACTGACCGCACCGTACGATTCCATGAAGATCACGAAAACGTCCGCGCCGGCTACCCGCGTGAGGTCGGACTCGATTGACGGCGGCGGACCGAGCGCCTCGAGACCCGCGCCACTCGCTTCGTAAGCCACTTCGTATGCCTCGCGGGCATACGCCGGGGCCACGGGATCGGCGAAGTGGAGCCGGTCCGCCACGCGCCAGCCGATCGCCTGCTCCGCCCCCCAGAGCGTCAGGGCCAAGCCAGCCGCGGCACCGAGCCAGCGCCGCATCGACGGATCGCCGGCGGCGCGCGCCAGACGTCCCAGGCACACGCGCGACGCCAGGTACAGCACCAGCGGCGCTCCGATCACCACCGCGACTCCGGCCGCGACCGCCCACGACTCCGCCACTCGCGTGAACATCGCACCGACGCTCGGCATGTGTTGGACGTCCCAGTAGAGGTTGACGTCCCGCCCGTACAGCCCCTCGGTCGTGACGCCGACGTAACGGCCTGCGATGAGCAGCATCCAGACGGCCGCCAGCGTTCGCAGCAGGCGCCGGGATGCTGTTCGTCCCCGCCATTGCCACCCGATCAGGCCAAGCGCGACGATCGCCAGCTCGACCGACAGCGTGGCGGCCGGACGGACCGACAGCGTCGGCCAGACATGCTCGAACGTCACGGAGAGATTGAGCAGGACGAGCGAGACGACCAGCGCGATCCAGGCCACCCGGCGCCCTTCTACCGCGTCACGCTGTACGGCAGGCCCCGGCCACCGACGGCCAGGGCAAGCAGACTGCCGATCACCGGGGGTCCGTAGCCGTTCGTGAGATAGCCGGCGGTGAAGATCAGACCGCTCGCGAAATGAAAATTGAGGATCATGGCCAAGGCCAGCAAGGCGGTCAGACGAACCCGGAACCCGACCATGAGGGCAGCACCGGCCAGCATCTCGGCGATCGGCACGACGCGGGAAAAAACGGGGGCGCCGGGAATGGCGACGGTCTCCAGGTACCACAGACTGGCGCCGGACGTGAGCTCCCGCCAGAAGGACAGCTCCTGCAGCAGCGGGCCCGTGTCGCTCAACCACGGCACCTTGTCGTTGCCCATCAGCACCAGAAAAAGGCCGATGATCAACGACAGCGTCCGCAAGCCGAACGCGCCAGCCTGGCTGCTCTCGCGCCTGCCTCCAAGGCGGTAGAGTCCCTGTGGCACTACGCCCATTGTAACCGTCAGGACTTTCGCCCAGAATCGACATATGGCCTCTCTCGCCAGCCGCCTCCACCGGACGTGGGGCATGGGACGCTCGCTGGTCGTCTACCACGGAATTCCGGGACGCCAGCGGCGGTTGCGCCGGCTCTACCGATGTTTCGTCAAACCCGGCCAACTGGCGTTCGACCTCGGCGCCCATGTCGGCAATCGGACCCGTGCTCTGCGCGCCCTCGGGTGCCGCGTGGTTGCCGTCGAACCGCAGCCCGACTGCGCCCGGCTGCTCCGGTCGTGCTTCGACGATTCGGATCGGCGCAAGCGCGGCCGAAGAGTGCACACGCATCCCGCGATCGGCCATGTCGCAGTCCTCGAGATGGCGGTCGGCGCCTCCTCGGGGCCGGTGTCGCTGGCGATCAGCGAACGTCATCCCACCCTCACGACCACGTCGGCGGCCTGGCTGGAGACTCGGGGAGCCGATCCGCTGTTTGCGCGAATCCGCTGGAACAGACACACCACGGTAGAAGCGACGACACTCGATCTCCTGATTCAGAGGTTCGGCCTCCCCTCCTTCGTGAAGATCGACGTGGAGGGATCGGAATCGGAAGTCCTGGCGGGGCTCACGCAGCCGGTCCCCGGCCTCTCGTTCGAGTTTCTTCCCTCCGCGCTGGCCGACGTCCGGCTCTGCGTCAAGCGCCTGGAAGCGCTCGGACGCTATGGCTACAACTGGTCGTCCGGCGAGTCGTACAAGCTGGCGTCGGCCGACTGGCTGACCGGCAAGGAACTGATGGACGCGCTCGAGAGCGCCGACGCCCAGCGCCGCTCGGGCGACGTCTACGCCGTCCTGGGAGATCGGTGACACCCGTCCCGCGCTTCGACACCGGCGCCGTCCGCCGGTACTACGACCGTCACACGGCCCGCTTTCTCTCCTGGGGCCAGGGGGGAAGCGTCGGCGCCATCCACCGCGCTGTCTGGGGACCGGGAGTCGCGACGCGCGAGCAGGCGTTCCGGTACGTCGAAGACCGGATCGCCGACCAGTTGCCGGCATTGGCGTCACCTGACGGCAGCGTCACCGTGATCGACCTCGGGTGCGGCGTCGGCGCAACCCTCTGCTCGCTGGCGGAACGCCTGCCGGCGCTCCGCGGACTTGGCGTGACCCTCAGTCCGGTGCAGGCGCAGGAGGCCCAGGCGCGAGTTGAACGGCAGGGCCTCGTGGATCGGGTCCGGTGTATCGAGGGTGACTTCTGTGATCTCTCACTCGACCTGTCAGTGCCGGCGCCGGACCGACACCCGCGCGTAGATCTCATCTACGCCATCGAGTCGTTCGTCCACGGGACGAATCCCGCCTTCTTCTTCATCCAGTGCGCCCGGCGACTCCGCCCCGGCGGGCGCGTCATC from Acidobacteriota bacterium carries:
- a CDS encoding class I SAM-dependent methyltransferase, producing MHLKALRQLRCPFCGTRFTVVSNRALLVEAESIVEGVIWCECSAFPVVAGIPVVIADDATRDAMHALEAGHRTRALWMLLGLSDDAARTEAFRRLTDPERAPTYRELLPILSRDAEADCFLYRFSDPTFLTAEALLDAIAHDRPSRGRALDICGGSGHLTRVLMRQPGNEGVVLADLVFWKLWLASRITTPGCVAVCCDANSPLPFDDAQFDTVLLSDAFPYIWQKRMLAREMQRVASPDGVIVLPHLHNALGENYTAGDGLTPAAYRDLFLPFKPRLFDDRPMVDSVVDRRIVDLTADVEPGELAETPSVTLVASRTAGVFRRRSVPDQLDVCGTLRINPLYRAEPAGDNRLRLTLRFPTPEYEDEFRLLKRYLPLETTVDANLGGRIGPKTFGDDYARLRRSRVLLDVPQNYC
- a CDS encoding type II toxin-antitoxin system VapC family toxin, which codes for MRVLFDTSVLVPAVVDQLANHEAALEALLRYTAPPHRGFCSTHALAECYATLTALPLARRVLPNEARMLIEETICVRVTAVPLTADDYSAALRRAAEPGLASGAVYDALHVCCAERTSADRILTYNLGDFERCQPRGIVVTAP
- a CDS encoding sulfatase-like hydrolase/transferase → MSILGESPDGYNGRSATGTLPPWRQAREQPGWRVRLADAVVDHRPFSGADGQRQGAVVERHGPAAAGAVLLAGAHVRRQSVVPGDRRHSRRPRFFPRRADRRDAGRCCPHGRVPGSSDRLAGLGHDPQFSFRERSDLHRRLSHERLRTPGDRQSACPGRRWPGPAVQRDAVEGRRVAWIALVVSLVLLNLSVTFEHVWPTLSVRPAATLSVELAIVALGLIGWQWRGRTASRRLLRTLAAVWMLLIAGRYVGVTTEGLYGRDVNLYWDVQHMPSVGAMFTRVAESWAVAAGVAVVIGAPLVLYLASRVCLGRLARAAGDPSMRRWLGAAAGLALTLWGAEQAIGWRVADRLHFADPVAPAYAREAYEVAYEASGAGLEALGPPPSIESDLTRVAGADVFVIFMESYGAVSWEVPTLVEPLAAGRSQLAENIEATGRRVVSALVESPTFGGESWLAHLSLLSGTEVRDNRTNARLLAQERDTLVTLFQRGGYHAVALVPGMLVAWPEGAFYGYDDVYDYDRLGYKGPPFGWWSVTDQYALAMLDRHEIAPATRTPRFVFFSTISTHAPFTPAPPYQADWKRVLTPRPYDADVLDRAWSEQPDWMNLGPSYVQALRYAYATIGGYLKLRADRDLVLILVGDHQPPSLVSGAGASWNVPVHVIAGRSALLQRLESRRFRAGLDPGAATVATMHGLLPILLDAFGEG
- a CDS encoding AbrB/MazE/SpoVT family DNA-binding domain-containing protein, with amino-acid sequence MVITIDSAGRVVVPKPFREQLNLLAGTALEIDLDGECLQLRKVDSAPALVTKKGVLVHHGGTRATVDVAAFIRAERDARSRRTIREGRR
- a CDS encoding FkbM family methyltransferase, producing the protein MASLASRLHRTWGMGRSLVVYHGIPGRQRRLRRLYRCFVKPGQLAFDLGAHVGNRTRALRALGCRVVAVEPQPDCARLLRSCFDDSDRRKRGRRVHTHPAIGHVAVLEMAVGASSGPVSLAISERHPTLTTTSAAWLETRGADPLFARIRWNRHTTVEATTLDLLIQRFGLPSFVKIDVEGSESEVLAGLTQPVPGLSFEFLPSALADVRLCVKRLEALGRYGYNWSSGESYKLASADWLTGKELMDALESADAQRRSGDVYAVLGDR
- a CDS encoding methyltransferase domain-containing protein, with product MVVRRVVQAGVGRLADRQGTDGRARERRRPAPLGRRLRRPGRSVTPVPRFDTGAVRRYYDRHTARFLSWGQGGSVGAIHRAVWGPGVATREQAFRYVEDRIADQLPALASPDGSVTVIDLGCGVGATLCSLAERLPALRGLGVTLSPVQAQEAQARVERQGLVDRVRCIEGDFCDLSLDLSVPAPDRHPRVDLIYAIESFVHGTNPAFFFIQCARRLRPGGRVIICDDMLRPDGHAPGARRAIERFQRGWRINTLIDREELRKLAGGGGFAHESTIDLTPHLELRRPRDRGITFMANVVRWLPLDGPLGHLTGGAALGRCLQRGWIAYDLAHFRRRDD